A genomic window from Vicia villosa cultivar HV-30 ecotype Madison, WI unplaced genomic scaffold, Vvil1.0 scaffold8, whole genome shotgun sequence includes:
- the LOC131643169 gene encoding ninja-family protein AFP3-like: MKMEKYPRDLLERLCVSSGGSDNNNIHNTATTRTRTAQQTQNAQQHHHHQYHQYLRENRHGEQEEEEEEDEDEGIELNLGLSLGGRFGVDKHAKNKKLIRSSSVVGTMPLLREDIAVAAGVASPTPAYPTLMRASSLPTETEEEWRKRKELQTLRRMEAKRRRSEKQRVSISKSEKDSISTVQPRGGGGGGCSEEVEGGSAGATMVLNRSTVAATMPPLGLPNWAVASKQVVLGDVLGKGKIGVGFQGMMFVQPSSQGSVESQGGSSSSVSEMDSKPFLGSSSCGEARSPASNQSLQERSNQDSVGSSGVPKTRDNLTRTTSRSELMENASKKPQPAQNIGKEIGTNSMEDMPCVFTKGGGPNGRRVEGILYKYGKGEEVRIMCVCHGNFLSPAEFVKHAGGEDVAHPLRHIVVNPSAAPFL, translated from the exons atgaagatggagaAATACCCGAGAGATCTGTTAGAGAGACTCTGTGTTTCAAGTGGTGGAAGTGATAATAACAATATTCATAACAcagcaacaacaagaacaagaacagcACAACAAACACAGAACGCAcagcaacatcatcatcatcaatatcatcaatatcttCGTGAGAACAGGCATGGTGAACAAGAGGAGGAGGaagaagaggatgaagatgaagggATTGAACTGAATCTTGGTCTTTCTTTAGGTGGTAGATTTGGTGTTGACAAGCATGCTAAGAATAAGAAGCTTATTAGATCTTCTTCTGTGGTTGGAACAATGCCTTTGCTCCGGGAAGATATTGCGGTGGCCGCCGGAGTGGCTTCGCCAACTCCGGCGTATCCGACTCTTATGAGAGCTTCGTCGTTACCGACGGAGACAGAAGAGGAGTGGAGGAAGAGGAAGGAGTTGCAGACTCTGCGGAGGATGGAGGCTAAGAGACGCAGGTCAGAGAAGCAGAGAGTTTCCATTTCAAAGTCAGAGAAAGATTCCATTTCCACCGTGCAACCTAGAGGTGGTGGTGGAGGTGGTTGTTCAGAGGAAGTAGAGGGTGGTTCTGCTGGTGCAACAATGGTGTTGAACAGATCAACAGTTGCTGCTACTATGCCACCTTTGGGATTACCTAATTGGGCTGTTGCATCAAAGCAAGTTGTTCTTGGTGATGTGTTAGGGAAAGGGAAAATTGGGGTTGGTtttcaaggaatgatgtttgtACAACCATCTTCTCAAGGTTCAGTAGAATCACAAGGTGGAAGTTCTTCATCAGTGTCTGAAATGGATAGCAAACCTTTTCTAG GATCAAGCAGTTGTGGTGAAGCAAGAAGCCCAGCTAGCAATCAGTCCTTACAGGAAAGAAGCAACCAGGACTCCGTCGGTTCATCAGGAGTGCCAAAGACAAGAGACAATTTGACTAGAACAACTTCAAGATCGGAGTTAATGGAGAATGCATCTAAAAAACCTCAACCTGCTCAAAATATTGGGAAGGAAATTGGAACAAACTCAATGGAAGACATGCCTTGTGTATTTACGAAAGGAGGTGGTCCTAATGGAAGAAGAGTTGAGGGAATCTTATATAAATATGGCAAAGGGGAAGAAGTGAGGATAATGTGTGTGTGCCATGGAAACTTTCTGTCTCCAGCTGAGTTTGTTAAGCATGCTGGTGGGGAAGATGTTGCTCATCCTCTTAGACATATTGTTGTTAACCCTTCTGCTGCTCCCTTTTTGTGA